One window from the genome of Drosophila albomicans strain 15112-1751.03 chromosome 2L, ASM965048v2, whole genome shotgun sequence encodes:
- the LOC127565077 gene encoding replication factor C subunit 5 — MSENNGTVARMPWVEKYRPSCLDDLISHEEIISTINRFINQKQLPHLLFYGPPGTGKTSTILACARQLYSSSHFKSMVLELNASDDRGIGIVRGQILNFASTRTIFCGTFKLIILDEADAMTNDAQNALRRIIEKYTENVRFCIICNYLSKIIPALQSRCTRFRFAPLSPEQMLPRLDKIIQEEQVRVTDDGKNALVALSKGDMRKVLNVLQSTSMAFDEVNEDNVYMCVGYPLRSEIEHMLQTLLSAATFDSAFDTIEETKSKRGLALEDIVTELHLFIMRLELPMSVMNKLIIKLAKVEERLSKGCSEVAQTAALVAAFFISRDMVSLES; from the exons ATGTCCGAAAACAACGGAACCGTTGCTCGTATGCCGTGGGTCGAGAAATACCGCCCCAGCTGCTTAGATGATTTGATATCCCATGAGGAAATTATTTCTACCA TCAACCGTTTCATCAATCAGAAACAACTGCCGCATCTGCTTTTTTATGGACCACCAGGCACGGGCAAAACGAGCACCATTCTTGCCTGTGCACGCCAACTCTACTCGTCATCCCATTTCAAGTCAATGGTCTTGGAGCTAAACGCTTCTGATGATcgtggcattggcattgttcGGGGTCAGATCCTCAACTTTGCATCAACTCGTACAATATTCTGTGGCACCTTTAAACTGATTATTCTGGACGAGGCGGATGCCATGACCAATGATGCGCAGAATGCGCTACGTCGCATCATTGAAAAATACACAGAAAATGTGCGATTCTGTATCATTTGCAACTATCTCAGCAAAATTATTCCAGCACTTCAATCTCGATGCACACGATTTCGATTCGCACCTTTGTCACCAGAGCAGATGCTCCCGCGTCTTGATAAGATTATACAGGAGGAGCA GGTTCGTGTAACGGATGACGGCAAGAATGCACTAGTCGCTCTATCCAAGGGAGACATGCGAAAGGTTCTCAATGTTTTGCAGAGCACTTCAATGGCCTTTGATGAAGTCAACGAGGATAacgtgtatatgtgtgttgGCTATCCTCTAAGAAGCGAGATTGAGCATATGCTTCAGACATTGCTCTCTGCAGCTACATTTGACTCGGCATTTGACA CTATTGAAGAAACAAAGAGTAAACGTGGCCTCGCATTGGAAGATATCGTCACAGAACTGCACTTGTTTATTATGAGAC TTGAGTTGCCCATGTCTGTGATGAACAAGTTGATTATAAAACTGGCAAAAGTTGAGGAGCGATTGTCCAAGGGCTGCTCTGAAGTAGCTCAAACTGCAGCGTtggttgctgctttttttattAGTCGCGATATGGTTTCGTTGGAGAGCTAA
- the LOC127565154 gene encoding probable trafficking protein particle complex subunit 13 homolog, whose amino-acid sequence MNSGEADSHLLALKVMRLTRPTLVGVGPIVTCEPKDLPQSFSRMVENDGIARTCAEALGAGQTMLLPQSFGNIYLGETFSSYICVHNCTMHPVEGVTVKVDLQSNTSRINLLMHENKKSSVVLTADETLDDVIRYEVKEIGTHILVCEVNYTSPAGFAQSLRKFFKFQVLKPLDVKTKFYNAEMDEIYLEAQIQNVTTGPFCLEKVELDSSEQYTVTSLNTLPNGESVFNSKNMLQPNNSCQFLYCIKPKPEIAKDIKILREANNVGKLDIVWRSNFGEKGRLQTSQLQRLPFEYKDIRLEVVDAENIVKIGTIFTFQCRVTNTAEHAMKLYITLDTKVFPDCPYTGSSNFVLDVLQPGAIAEFPLSICPSKLGLIKVSPLLIVDTLKNEQYIINKVVEVFVVDADYHQDGTFLLNKLIRYETPFDSSMQKQVQLQVV is encoded by the exons ATGAACTCTGGCGAAGCGGACTCTCATTTATTAGCTTTAAAAG TTATGAGATTAACCCGTCCTACATTAGTGGGTGTTGGGCCCATTGTGACTTGTGAACCAAAGGATTTGCCCCAAAGTTTTAGTCGAATGGTAGAGAATGATGGCATTGCTAGGACTTGTGCTGAAGCATTGGGAGCTGGTCAAACTATGCTTTTACCTCAATCGTTTGGTAACATCTATTTGGGCGAAACATTTTCAAGCTACATATGCGTACACAATTGTACGATGCATCCCGTTGAGGGCGTTACGGTCAAAGTGGATCTGCAGTCGAACACGTCGCGTATAAACTTACTGATgcacgaaaacaaaaagtcgTCTGTGGTGTTAACAGCAGACGAAACTCTCGATGATGTTATTCGATATGAAGTTAAGGAGATTGGCACCCATAT tctTGTTTGTGAAGTTAATTACACGAGTCCAGCTGGATTTGCACAATCTTTAAGAAAGTTCTTCAAGTTTCAAGTTCTCAAGCCACTTGACGTTAAAACCAAATTTTATAATGCAGAAATGgatgaaatatatttagagGCGCAAATCCAAAATGTGACCACTGGCCCATTTTGTCTGGAAAAAGTTGAATTGGACAGCTCGGAGCAATACACAGTTACATCGTTAAACACTCTTCCCAACGGAGAATCGGTTTTTAACTCGAAGAATATGTTACAGCCGAACAACAGTTGTCAATTTCTTTACTGCATAAAG cCTAAGCCTGAAATCGCCAAGGACATAAAAATTCTTCGTGAAGCAAATAATGTTGGCAAGTTAGACATTGTCTGGAGGTCGAATTTCGGCGAAAAGGGCAGACTGCAAACAAGTCAATTGCAGCGAttg ccgTTTGAATATAAGGACATTCGTTTGGAGGTCGTCGATGCTGAAAATATTGTGAAGATCGGTACAATATTTACTTTCCAATGCAGAGTTACGAATACTGCTGAGCATGCGATGAAGCTGTATATTACGCTTGATACTAAAGTGTTTCCCGATTGTCCTTATACTGGTTCTTCGAATTTTGTCTTGGATGTTTTACAGCCAGGTGCAATTGCTGAGTTTCCGCTTTCGATTTGCCCTTCTAAATTGGGTCTCATAAAGGTCTCACCTTTATTAATAGTCGATACTCTTAAGAATGAGcagtatataataaacaaagttGTTGAAGTATTTGTGGTAGACGCCGATTACCATCAAGATGGTACATTCTTGCTTAACAAGTTAATTCGTTATGAGACTCCATTTGATTCTTCAATGCAGAAACAAGTGCAATTACAGGTGgtttag
- the LOC127565155 gene encoding ionotropic receptor 75a — MYNFAAVTLLVSIGALEVAGYTMEPLIVTQFIVDLVQTKETVVFACSKEDLVFNSLNLMKHNQFVNPIHINSSYSLMSVLTRENYARAAVIVNTECEGSSRLLREASVGRYFNKTYQWLLWGIGQNIDDLLPLELDYVGPNAQLTYVNRTVDGYCLWDIHSKGRQLKSSLEVHLIAMLGNNQNKLLTFQNIFELQSIKYRSQFNGLVLRGASVIDQEDIVTNEQIEAILSRHTKDAGVAAFIKYHYELLSLLRDRFNFTVNFRNSRGWAGRLGNTTFRLGLLGIIMRNEADIAASGAFNRINRFAEFDTIHQSWKFETAFLFRFTPDLDTHGKSGNFLAPFSGQVWFFTLATLLVINIIWFLLEYINKRWQGGRRKPSLCRSSWTERSLHTFGAVCQQGMEPIPSDVPSRSVVVTIFLFSVVMYNYYTSSVVGGLLSSSDQGPATVDQIISSPLKISFEDIGYYKVLFRESSSPVVTRLIKRKLSSSRGPSEMGVYGHIEDAIPYLKSGGFAFHCEVVDAYPIIAELFDANEICDLREVSGLMEVEIMNWIVHKNSQYTELFRTAMCNAREAGLIERILRQRQMKKPTCQSLYTVYPVSISGVTSAFFTLLSGILLALLALGVEILWFKWRKL, encoded by the exons atgtacaacttCGCGGCAGTAACTCTATTAGTTTCAATTGGGGCGCTCGAAGTAGCAGGTTATACAATGGAACCATTAATCGTAACACAATTTATAGTGGACTTGGttcaaacaaaagaaacagtTGTATTTGCTTGCTCAAAGGAAG ATCTAGTGTTCAATTCCCTCAATTTGATGAAGCACAACCAGTTTGTAAATCCGATTCATATAAACAGCTCGTACTCATTGATGTCTGTATTAACAAGGGAGAATTATGCACGAGCTGCTGTGATTGTGAATACCGAATGCGAAGGTTCCTCTAGACTCCTTCGAGAAGCTTCTGTGGGTAGATACTTCAACAAGACTTATCAGTGGCTGCTTTGGGGCATAGGGCAAAATATTGATGATTTGTTACCCCTCGAGCTAGATTATGTGGGTCCAAATGCTCAACTGACTTACGTCAATAGAACTGTCGATGGCTACTGTCTTTGGGACATTCACTCCAAGGGCCGACAATTGAAATCATCTTTGGAGGTGCATTTAATCGCTATGCTTGgaaacaaccaaaacaaactgcttacatttcaaaatattttcgagCTGCAAAGCATCAAGTACCGTAGTCAATTTAATGGCCTGGTTTTAAGAGGAGCTAGTGTT ATTGATCAGGAGGACATCGTGACGAATGAACAAATTGAAGCTATACTATCACGGCACACAAAAGATGCCGGTGTTGCAGCTTTTATAAAGTATCACTACGAATTGTTAAGTCTGCTCAGGGATCGTTTTAACTTTACTGTAAATTTTCGAAACTCAAGAGGTTGGGCTGGCAGATTGGGCAACACGACCTTTCGATTGGGGTTACTTGGAATCATTATGAGAAATGAAGCAGACATTGCAGCATCAGGGGCATTCAATCGGATCAATCGATTTGCAGAGTTTGATACTATTCATCAGAGTTGGAAATTCGAAAcagcttttctttttcgatTTACGCCTGACTTGGATACTCATGGTAAAAGTGGAAATTTTCTAGCACCTTTCAGTGGGCAAGTGTGGTTCTTCACCTTGGCCACATTGCTGGTAATTAACATAATCTGGTTTCTTCTTGAGTACATCAATAAAAGATGGCAAGGTGGACGTAGGAAGCCTAGCTTATGCCGAAGTAGTTGGACGGAACGTTCACTGCATACTTTTGGAGCAGTCTGTCAGCAGGGAATGGAGCCAATTCCATCAGATGTGCCCTCCCGTTCTGTTGTTgtaactatatttttattctcaGTAGTAATGTACAATTATTACACCTCATCTGTTGTTGGAGGGCTTCTAAGTTCTTCAGATCAAGGACCTGCTACTGTCGACCAAATTATATCTAGTCCACTGAAAATCTCTTTTGAAGATATTGGATACTATAAAGTCTTATTTAGA GAAAGTAGCAGTCCCGTTGTGACACGTCTTATAAAACGAAAACTATCTTCATCCAGAGGACCAAGTGAGATGGGCGTTTACGGTCACATAGAAGACGCAATTCCCTATCTTAAAAGCGGTGGATTCGCATTTCACTGCGAAGTTGTTGATGCTTATCCGATTATCGCCGAATTATTTGATGCCAATGAAATTTGCGACCTGCGTGAAGTATCAGGCCTAATGGAAGTGGAGATTATGAATTGGATTGTGCATAAGAACagtcaatataccgaattgttTAGAACAGC TATGTGCAATGCTCGGGAAGCTGGATTAATTGAGAGGATCCTTCGACAACGTCAAATGAAGAAGCCAACCTGTCAGTCTCTCTATACCGTCTACCCAGTATCTATATCGGGAGTTACCTCGGCATTTTTCACACTGCTAA gtGGCATTTTACTAGCTTTATTAGCGTTGGGAGTCGAGATTCTGTGGTTCAAATGGAgaaagttataa
- the LOC127565157 gene encoding protein limb expression 1 homolog — protein sequence MVYPEEPFWALPMVSGLYEDRDYRVNVVEALQEFWQMKQTRGVELKNGALVIYESIPSNSQPYVCFVTLPGGSCFGSFQNCPTKAEARRSSAKIALMNSVFNEHPSRRISDEFIEKAVQDARASFKGTPQNNELPESGIGAFRFMLEANKGRTMLEFQELMTVFQLLHWNGSLKAMRERQCSRQEVVAHYSNRSLDDEMRAQMALDWIAREQENPGVLRRELVLAERELETARMAGRELRFPKEKKDILMIAHNQLGGSNLGATSIEN from the exons ATGGTTTATCCCGAAGAACCTTTTTGGGCATTGCCAATGGTATCCGGATTATATGAAGATAGAGATTACAGGG tTAATGTCGTCGAAGCATTACAGGAGTTTTGGCAAATGAAACAGACGCGAGGCGTTGAGCTTAAGAATGGAGCGCTTGTAATTTACGAATCGATTCCATCCAATAGCCAGCCTTATGTATGCTTTGTAACATTACCTGGTGGCAGCTGTTTTGGAAGTTTTCAA AATTGTCCAACTAAGGCAGAAGCAAGACGAAGTTCAGCGAAAATTGCACTGATGAACTCGGTATTTAATGAACATCCATCTCGCCGAATTAGCGATGAGTTTATTGAAAAGGCAGTGCAAGATGCACGTGCATCATTCAAAGGAACTCCCCAAAACAATGAATTACCCGAATCCGGAATTGGCGCTTTCAG GTTCATGCTTGAAGCAAACAAGGGTCGAACAATGTTGGAATTCCAAGAACTGATGACCGTCTTCCAGCTGCTACATTGGAATGGATCATTGAAAGCTATGCGAGAACGGCAGTGCTCAAGGCAGGAGGTTGTAGCTCATTACTCTAACCGTAGTCTTGATGACGAGATGCGTGCCCAAATGGCCTTAGACTGGATAGCTCGCGAGCAAGAAAATCCTGGGGTTCTTAGAAGAGAGCTGGTCCTCGCCGAGCGCGAGCTGGAAACGGCACGAATGGCTGGGCGGGAATTGCGTTTTCCCAAGGAGAAAAAGGATATATTAATGATAGCTCATAATCAATTGGGAGGAAGCAACTTGGGTGCCACATCCATTGAGAACTAA